A window from Pleuronectes platessa chromosome 6, fPlePla1.1, whole genome shotgun sequence encodes these proteins:
- the LOC128442200 gene encoding RING finger protein 223: MDRNPQIWTVQGNPQDTGRELQKRVSVVNQPECSICYNTYDNVFKTPKLLECTHTFCLECLSRLMAVSQAELDSNRGSNSDSKHLSCPFCRHPTALSEEGPPALATSREVLCKLPNHQQQEKPVWLEGGKLCYKSSRHSTSVGTPDSPTALCVCIEIGATKTAVPVQTPPPSGGLLGRLTDWKRLMLFIALILLLVVIVLWPLQCVFTTGNMRCIRQSLGPTATPTTSFSDLITRQPRPTE, translated from the coding sequence ATGGACCGCAATCCGCAGATCTGGACTGTGCAGGGCAACCCCCAGGACACGGGCAGAGAGCTGCAGAAGAGGGTGTCGGTCGTGAACCAGCCCGAGTGCTCCATCTGCTACAACACCTACGACAATGTCTTCAAGACGCCCAAGCTGCTGGAGTGCACCCACACCTTCTGCCTGGAGTGCCTCTCCCGCCTCATGGCCGTGTCTCAGGCCGAGCTCGACAGCAACAGGGGCAGCAACAGTGACAGCAAACACCTCTCCTGTCCCTTCTGTCGCCACCCCACCGCACTCTCAGAGGAGGGCCCCCCCGCCTTGGCCACCAGCCGCGAGGTCCTGTGCAAGCTGCCCaaccaccagcagcaggagaagccgGTGTGGCTGGAGGGGGGGAAGCTATGCTACAAAAGCTCACGGCACAGCACCAGCGTGGGCACCCCCGACAGTCCCACGGCCCTCTGCGTCTGCATTGAGATTGGGGCCACCAAGACGGCCGTCCCGGTCCAGACACCGCCCCCCAGTGGTGGCCTGCTGGGTCGCCTGACAGACTGGAAGAGGCTGATGCTCTTCAtcgcgctcatcctgctgctggtggtcATCGTGCTGTGgcctctgcagtgtgtgttcacCACTGGGAACATGCGCTGCATACGACAGAGCCTAGGCCCCACCGCCACTCCAACCACGTCTTTTTCTGACCTAATTACCAGACAACCTCGTCCAACAGAGTAA